One genomic segment of Brevibacillus laterosporus LMG 15441 includes these proteins:
- a CDS encoding cytochrome C oxidase subunit IV family protein yields the protein MNQHNHSSQPSKHSHAHNTSMKPHIVSFILSIVLTALAFAAVIYMPDKKGFVYPYIILLGTVQALVQLYVWMHLKDKGHLFPVVAIFTGAFIMVTCVVMALYWV from the coding sequence ATGAATCAACACAATCATTCATCTCAACCTTCAAAACATTCCCATGCCCATAACACTAGCATGAAGCCACATATCGTTTCATTTATTTTGTCCATTGTATTAACAGCATTAGCGTTTGCGGCGGTTATCTACATGCCAGATAAAAAAGGTTTCGTTTATCCTTATATTATCCTGTTAGGTACCGTGCAGGCATTAGTGCAATTATACGTGTGGATGCACTTAAAGGATAAAGGTCATCTATTTCCAGTGGTGGCGATTTTTACTGGGGCGTTTATCATGGTAACATGCGTTGTCATGGCGCTGTATTGGGTATAA
- the ctaD gene encoding cytochrome c oxidase subunit I translates to MAQHVRPRNTGLWDWITTVDHKKIGVLYLLAGGFFFLLGGLEALLMRIQLMYPNSKMFIGSTFNELLTMHGTTMIFLAAMPLIFAVMNAIVPLQIGARDVAFPFVNSLGFWLFFFGGLLLNVSWFMGGAPDVGWTAYVPLSSNTYSQTAGVSFYVLGLQIAGLGTLIGGINFLVTIINMRAPGMTFMRMPMFTWTAFITSALILFAFPAITVGLVLLMFDRIFGAQFFEVAGGGNVLLWQHLFWIFGHPEVYILILPAFGMISDVISTFAKKRLFGYSAMVFATMVIGFLGFMVWVHHMFTVGLGPVANSLFSIATMLIAVPTGIKIFNWLFTLWGGQIRFTTANLFATGFIPTFTIGGMTGVMLSVAPADYQYQDSYFVVAHFHYVLVGGMVLGLFAAFYYWWPKMFGKLLNEAIGKWNFWLFFIGFHLTFFPQHFLGLMGMPRRVYTFLPGQQLELGNLISTVGAIIMTVGTVLFIVNVIYTNAKGKKAVADPWDGRTLEWSIPSPAPEYNFAQTPRVRGLDAFWVEKMAGNKAMTPAEPLGPIHMPSPSVLPFLMSVGMFIAGFGFIYHKYVLVFVGLGLFFLCMFARSIKDDHGFHIEVDEIKETEKGGRL, encoded by the coding sequence GTGGCTCAACATGTTCGTCCAAGAAATACGGGCTTGTGGGATTGGATCACAACCGTGGACCATAAAAAAATCGGCGTTCTGTACCTATTAGCCGGTGGATTCTTTTTCTTGCTTGGTGGACTTGAAGCATTGCTGATGCGTATTCAGCTCATGTATCCAAATAGTAAAATGTTCATTGGCTCCACGTTTAATGAATTGCTAACGATGCATGGTACCACTATGATCTTCCTAGCTGCCATGCCATTGATTTTTGCTGTCATGAACGCAATCGTACCGCTACAAATCGGTGCGCGTGACGTAGCATTTCCATTTGTAAACTCACTAGGCTTCTGGCTGTTCTTCTTTGGTGGGTTGTTGCTTAACGTAAGTTGGTTCATGGGCGGTGCACCTGATGTAGGTTGGACAGCGTATGTGCCATTATCTTCAAACACATACAGTCAGACCGCTGGGGTAAGCTTCTATGTACTAGGTTTGCAGATAGCTGGTTTGGGAACATTAATCGGGGGGATTAACTTCCTGGTTACAATCATTAACATGCGCGCACCAGGGATGACCTTTATGCGTATGCCGATGTTTACTTGGACAGCATTTATTACTTCTGCATTAATCTTGTTCGCGTTCCCAGCGATCACTGTAGGTTTAGTTCTATTGATGTTTGACCGAATTTTCGGAGCACAGTTCTTTGAAGTAGCTGGCGGCGGTAACGTACTATTATGGCAGCACTTGTTCTGGATCTTTGGTCACCCAGAGGTTTACATCCTGATACTCCCAGCATTTGGTATGATCTCTGATGTTATCAGTACCTTTGCGAAAAAACGTCTGTTTGGATACTCCGCTATGGTTTTTGCGACCATGGTTATCGGTTTCTTAGGCTTCATGGTATGGGTTCACCATATGTTTACAGTAGGTTTGGGTCCGGTAGCTAACTCGCTCTTCTCGATTGCGACGATGCTGATTGCCGTTCCTACCGGTATTAAAATCTTTAACTGGCTATTCACTCTGTGGGGCGGTCAAATTCGCTTTACCACAGCCAATCTGTTCGCTACAGGCTTTATTCCGACATTTACCATCGGCGGTATGACCGGGGTTATGCTTTCTGTAGCACCAGCAGACTATCAATATCAGGACTCTTACTTTGTAGTAGCTCACTTCCACTATGTTCTTGTTGGTGGTATGGTGCTGGGGCTGTTTGCAGCCTTCTACTACTGGTGGCCAAAAATGTTTGGTAAATTACTAAATGAAGCAATTGGTAAATGGAACTTCTGGCTATTCTTTATCGGTTTCCATTTAACATTCTTCCCTCAGCATTTCCTTGGCTTGATGGGTATGCCGCGTCGTGTATACACCTTCTTACCAGGTCAACAGCTGGAATTAGGAAACTTGATTTCCACTGTAGGTGCCATCATTATGACTGTCGGTACCGTGTTGTTTATTGTTAACGTGATTTACACGAATGCAAAAGGTAAAAAGGCTGTGGCAGATCCATGGGATGGTCGTACGCTTGAGTGGTCAATTCCTTCTCCAGCGCCTGAGTATAACTTTGCTCAAACACCTCGCGTGCGTGGTCTTGATGCTTTCTGGGTTGAGAAAATGGCAGGCAACAAAGCAATGACTCCGGCTGAACCGCTTGGCCCGATTCATATGCCGTCTCCATCTGTTTTGCCATTCCTGATGTCTGTAGGGATGTTTATTGCAGGATTTGGTTTTATCTATCACAAATATGTGCTGGTCTTCGTAGGATTGGGGCTGTTTTTCCTTTGCATGTTTGCCCGTTCCATTAAGGATGACCATGGTTTCCATATCGAAGTAGACGAGATTAAGGAAACAGAAAAAGGGGGTAGGCTGTAA
- a CDS encoding cytochrome (ubi)quinol oxidase subunit III, translating to MQHTDHGVLPAEPEKATLEGRNKILGFWLFLGGEMVLFGSLFATYLALRDQYVSGPAPHEIFKVELVAMATILLLTSSLTSVFAIIGMHRHNFKMMMFWFAVTVVLGFAFLGLEIYEFYHYYHEGHTMTSSAYGSAFYTLVGFHGAHVLFGVTWIATLMVSAMKKGLTVVTAPKFYIASLYWHFVDVVWVFIFTVVYLMGIMSGQGGA from the coding sequence ATGCAACACACGGATCATGGTGTTCTACCTGCTGAGCCTGAAAAGGCAACCCTTGAAGGCAGAAATAAAATACTAGGCTTCTGGCTTTTCCTAGGTGGAGAAATGGTATTGTTCGGTTCTCTATTTGCCACGTATTTGGCTCTTAGAGATCAATATGTATCAGGACCAGCTCCGCATGAAATCTTTAAAGTTGAACTGGTTGCTATGGCGACAATTTTACTATTGACCAGTTCTTTAACGAGTGTATTTGCCATCATCGGAATGCACCGTCATAACTTCAAAATGATGATGTTCTGGTTTGCTGTAACCGTTGTACTAGGATTTGCGTTCTTAGGGCTAGAAATTTATGAGTTCTATCACTATTACCATGAAGGTCATACAATGACTAGTAGTGCATATGGTTCCGCTTTCTACACGTTAGTCGGATTCCATGGAGCGCACGTATTGTTCGGGGTTACATGGATAGCAACCCTGATGGTTTCTGCTATGAAAAAGGGTCTGACAGTGGTTACTGCACCGAAGTTCTATATTGCAAGCTTGTACTGGCACTTCGTTGACGTAGTGTGGGTATTCATTTTCACAGTCGTGTACCTAATGGGTATCATGTCTGGACAAGGAGGAGCATAA
- a CDS encoding cytochrome c oxidase assembly protein: MGTHEQHLLLHGYQPKFAELWNPEFLAFVVLLGVAYFMLIGPWRKRFSNAEPVSVGKQITFMIALLTLYVAMGSPLYFYGHVSFTLHMTQQSLLVMIFPPLFVLGLPVWFIRAVLQPVFVRSWFDRLTKPLISLFMFNLFFSVYHIPLVLDFVMQYHGVHIAYKLLLLITAFMIWWHIICPVPELQRIKNVKLMGYIFAAGVLMTPACALIIFASQLVYESYSYGPQLFAILPILDDQQLGGVVMKMVQETAYGVGLWHVFSKWYREENPTTGIDEIDPLESFEPMEQRKELTIVPTSGRV; encoded by the coding sequence ATGGGTACCCATGAACAGCATTTACTTTTGCATGGTTATCAACCGAAGTTTGCGGAGTTATGGAATCCTGAATTTTTAGCTTTTGTTGTCTTGCTTGGTGTGGCATATTTTATGTTAATTGGCCCATGGCGTAAACGGTTTAGTAATGCAGAGCCTGTTTCAGTAGGAAAGCAGATTACGTTTATGATCGCTCTTCTTACCTTATATGTAGCGATGGGAAGTCCACTCTATTTTTACGGGCATGTGTCGTTTACCTTGCATATGACCCAGCAATCATTGTTAGTAATGATTTTCCCACCACTTTTTGTGCTGGGTCTGCCAGTGTGGTTTATAAGAGCAGTTCTACAACCGGTTTTTGTAAGAAGCTGGTTTGATCGTCTTACAAAACCGTTGATATCTTTATTTATGTTTAATTTATTTTTCTCTGTTTATCATATTCCGCTTGTACTTGATTTCGTGATGCAGTACCATGGAGTTCATATTGCTTATAAGCTCCTGTTATTAATTACAGCCTTCATGATATGGTGGCATATTATCTGTCCAGTTCCAGAGTTACAACGGATTAAAAACGTCAAGCTAATGGGGTATATCTTTGCAGCGGGTGTGCTTATGACACCGGCCTGTGCGTTAATCATATTTGCTTCCCAATTGGTCTATGAATCTTATAGCTATGGACCGCAATTGTTTGCCATCCTACCGATACTCGATGATCAGCAATTGGGTGGTGTTGTGATGAAAATGGTACAGGAAACAGCATATGGAGTTGGGCTATGGCATGTGTTTTCTAAATGGTACCGTGAGGAAAATCCGACAACGGGTATTGATGAAATCGATCCGCTTGAATCCTTTGAACCCATGGAACAGCGAAAAGAACTCACTATCGTTCCCACTAGTGGGCGAGTATAA